In Streptosporangiales bacterium, one genomic interval encodes:
- a CDS encoding superoxide dismutase: MAQYSLPDLPYDYGALEPHISGQIMELHHDKHHQTYVAGANTALEQMEEARATEKLQSVNLLQKNLAFNLAGHVNHTVFWPNMSPDGGDKPDGELAAAIDEFFGSFDGFQAHFTQAALGIQGSGWSILAWESVGQRLVIEQLYDHQGNLAVGTVPLLMLDMWEHAFYLQYKNVKPDYVKAWWNVANWADVARRFTDAKTKTQGLI; the protein is encoded by the coding sequence ATGGCTCAGTACTCGCTGCCGGATCTCCCGTATGACTACGGTGCGCTGGAGCCCCACATCTCGGGGCAGATCATGGAGCTGCACCATGACAAGCACCACCAGACATACGTGGCCGGCGCCAACACCGCGTTGGAGCAGATGGAAGAGGCACGCGCGACGGAGAAGCTGCAGTCGGTCAACCTGCTGCAGAAGAACCTCGCGTTCAACCTGGCCGGCCACGTCAACCACACGGTCTTCTGGCCGAACATGTCACCGGACGGCGGCGACAAGCCGGACGGCGAGCTGGCGGCCGCGATCGACGAGTTCTTCGGGTCGTTCGACGGCTTCCAGGCGCACTTCACCCAGGCGGCGCTCGGCATCCAGGGCTCCGGCTGGTCGATCCTCGCCTGGGAGTCGGTGGGCCAGCGGCTGGTGATCGAGCAGCTCTACGACCACCAGGGCAACCTCGCCGTCGGCACCGTCCCGCTGCTCATGCTCGACATGTGGGAGCACGCGTTCTACCTGCAGTACAAGAACGTGAAGCCCGACTACGTCAAGGCCTGGTGGAACGTCGCGAACTGGGCCGACGTGGCCCGCCGCTTCACCGACGCCAAGACGAAGACGCAGGGCCTCATCTAA